The sequence caggggtgggCAACGGATtattgctgggcacccagtgtcaaagaagcagaaaggcatcaagcatttacacacaaagccCTTAGCAGGTGGACAACAtcacagagttctgcagaacccTATCctcacccacagagcccagatgaaggcagagcatgcctgCAGGCAGGTGGGACCCAGCCGCTGGAAAGACttgttcccaaagcactttcagagcagcctcccccagccctggcaatgcagccctaacaaacctgtgcggagaggctgctgcctttgtcaggcagggggaaagaaagaagggaaagtactcacattggaaaaatacttggaagaggttcaagggacacaatcgaagctgctttagtggctgtcaggattgaatccctgcgtattttcatctgcaaaggtgagaaagagaggtgagatgctgccaaggaaaggctcttgctgctggcaagggcagcccatgtttccatgctacagagaagaagctgcctctcagaactgcagaaatacccgttgctcttgctcacagcagcccctccattccacacaagagcagctgcaggggaatatgggcaaagagctaaatgatctggcaggcttttgtccagggaagagccaaaaggctgatccaggacagaatggagagaagagagaggcaagcacaggggaaggcagctcactaaactctagggcaatgtgcagggcagtcctgctagggaggacaggagggctctgtgggggctatggcagctctgttttcgcagaagggaaggttcttccccagcctctgctctgagccttcccgggagccttcctgtcagcacccttttaccctgaagggaagcccagcaaaaGCCTCTGCTCCTTAGGAAAACAGCCCTGCTCTGGCAAAGGTAGCAACACGCTGACATCatggaaggttttctttttaaaaggcagatttgcTCTTAGAAAGGAGAAACTAGTACTTTAAGACAGCCTTGTTTGAAGATGATGGAGCCAGGCCTCCAGCAACAGCAGTGGCAGCCGAAGCCAAGCAGGAGCCCGGGCAAGCAAAGCCTGGAGTAATTTATCCTCCTTCTAGCTATGTGGCAGAGCTAGGCCCCAAAGCAGCAAAGGTCCCCCAGCTCGTGTGCGCCAGCAGGAACCTTGAATCGTTCAAATAGTCAAGATGCACAAAAGCATTGCCTTACCTAGCAGCAAGCCCTCAAACCAGAGCTGCATGCTCTCCAGCGCTGCCTCTGAAAACAAGTCAGTTGTGGGGTGAAGCAGCAAGGCGCTTTACTCAGCCTTCAAACACTTGTCCccatgctgcagcagccaccccagggctctgggaggggagggatgacctgCCCCACACACAGGCTTAGAGGCTGCTGTGTGTTCATGCACACATGATTTTGGCTTTGCACTGTTAGCAGcaccccaccaccaccgcccTGAAGATGGCTGCAGCTTATTTTGGGGGAtgcttttgaagacagaaaggtGCCTCCCATCACTAGGAAAGATTTGTATCACCTTTTATCAGCAAAGCAAGTCACTGACTGTTGCTCTGTAACGTTCGCAGCCCTGATGTGTAACACAGGCTATGACGCATGGCTAGAGCTCTGCCAGCAAAACACTTGAAGACAGCAGGGTGGCTCTACTGAAGAGGTGAGCTATGAGCAGTTGATGGAtgcaccagcagctgctgctggaggagagggccactctccaggctcacagcacttgctgcccaTTAAAGCTCCAGTgagcagaagaggtttgggTGCAGGTAGATGGGTACCATGTCATGGTGAGCTAGTGGTAAATAGGTACCTTGCAAAGTCTTCCCCAAGACCTGgtcccctcccacctctgcaacactgaatatggtgcagttcaagtgttgaagacagaattaagaaactatGACAGAGGGAGAATGAAGCCAGACATGTGCCCTGGCACCAGAGTGAGAGCCTgacacctttcctctctgctttgatccTGCCTTAACACAACAGCGGTGTGGCTGTATTCCAGCTTAGGCTGTCCCTTGTAGGATGACCTCGTAAGGCCACCGGACTaaggaagacaggcagcaaaccattgcccatcccggaacaGAGTCCctggggccacggagcagtggctaatgtagctggcagcacagcacgtaatgctgtgccttggagcctgtcctgccagatgaccctgctgctcgccttcctgcatggagagaaatttttgCTCTGGTTCTGTCCAGAGCTCTACTTTGGGCATAacgtgcagccctgggtgttttgttagggggtgatccccattcctgtggatgtgaccccagtcagtgggacccacgtgcttctgctacagaactgccttctgcggcagaagcaggtgcccaacttgtcaggctgaaatggggaccctactccccctgtgctcatgccacctccccgcggtgtgtatttgcagtccattcctaggcaccccagagtgctctgcccagaaggcagtgccaggcgggaggaagccatcttcagaaggtggagcacctactgagtggcctggaatgaagtggacgagaatgccagagcagtaagtgtcactgctgggggcccttcttttccagcgtgcttcctgcaaaagccttgtgctatgggcgctggcttgcaagagcccttcccatgggttcactgagccctgcccaacatcgcccagtcctgccttcaaaggcagcagtggtgaatgtagttttggaatacacacgctgttgcaccttgctctccgtgaacacaccagcagagcctctggggccctcctgctggtggcactggaagtgctgggcctttctgtgatagaaagtgaagagcgagtgaagagtttctgctcagctctgtgataattcagatgcttgtttcaagcaggaaagggatgttcagcatggACAGCAGGAGGATGACCAGTGCCCTCCACCGAGACCAGTGGACCACGGTGCTGTGGTGGTGGCCGGGCCCTgggggaaaggagcagggaggaatcAGAAACCCCACGTGAGCCTCCCAGCGTGGGAAGGGGAGCAGGGGACTCGCCGAGCGGAGCCGGGGTGGCACTCACTGTGACAGTCGCTGATGTGGATGTCATAGATGTGCAAGTGAGTTTTCAGGGTGAAGAAGAGGCCGATGAGGTAGgcggcagggagcagcagggacacTGTGTACACCAGGGGCCTGCGGGACACGGCGCTCAGCCCCACGTGAGAGCCCTTTGGAGGCCCCGGCGTTCCCCTGCACCCCACAGAGCTGAGGACACCGGTGGCTGTCCCCGGACAGAGGGAGATGGACGCAGCGTGGTCCAGCCCTGGGACCAGACAGGCACAGCGGTGCCATCCCCAGGAGGGGGGACGCCCTGCCCGCGACCAGGCAGCTCCCTGAGGACCTGTGAGCCAACCACGAAGTGCCACCCTGACACGGGGACCGGGTCCACCCCAGAACACTCACTGGACGTGGCTGTAGTAGAGCATGCCGTTGTTCTGCACCTGCAACGGAGAGCCCATCAGCGGGGCGAGCGCCATGGCCGtgccctgggcaccctgcagtGCCCTTTGCGGGCCGCCGGCGAGGAGCCGGGCGGGCTACGGGTGCCCATGGGTGCCGCGGTTTGGGGGCTTACCAGGTCGAAGTGGCAGCTCTTGCAGAGGTAGTGGCCCAGCGCGTTCTGGGTGACGTTGTGGCACTCGCCGCACACCAGCCTCCCATACACCTTGGAGAAGAGCATCGGGGCGAAGACGCCTGCTGGCAGGAGAGGTGGAAGTGGGCGCCAGGCCACGGCACGGGACATCCTCCCCCCACTGGCACTGCCGCTGGGGCACTCACCTCCCAcggagaggaagagcagggcCGAGCTGACACCCGCCGAGCGGCTGTTGAACCTCTGCTCCTGGTGCCGGATGCCTCCTATGACCGTGCACAAGCCCTCGGAGAGAACGTGGCTGTCAGTGTGACCTCGGCGAGGAggtcctctcctcctcccacgcTGGAGGACGGGGGCTTTCGTGACACAagcgcctcctccccgccgggcTCACCGGGACCAGGAGGACGCAGCCCACCAGGGTACCCGTCAGCTCCGCCTTGACGATCTCCTCATAGCACTTGCTGCCCTTATGGGCGCCCTTGATGAGCGCCGTGATGTAGAAGGTGAGCTCCGTGATGGAGCCGAACGTGGCGTTCACCACCGCCCCCACCGCGACGTTGCTCTGCGCCGAGATGCTGCGGGGATGGGAAGCGCAGAGGGTCAACGGGGCGGGAAGCAGCGCCGCGGGGTGGCCCCGGCACCAGGCAGCTGCTCACCTGGCGATGGCCATGCCGATGTAGTAGGAGAGGGGCATGATGGAGAGCAGCGCCAGGGCGAACTTCACGGGCGAGCTCGTCAGCCGGTTGCGCCCGTCCACGTAGCCCAGCACCAGcgtcaccaccaccagcagcagcaggtctgctGCAGCCGTCAAGAACGTGTCCgaagtgggggggggagggcggtgGTTTTTGAGGGGTGGTACCTCAAGGAGGTGCCCAGTTGACGTGTCCCCGCGTACACACAAAAAGGAAGTGACAGGGAAAAGGACACTGACAGCGAAGACGTTGATGCCGTCCACGGCGTACTTGTAGTAGTAGGCGTTGACGGCGCGGTAGCAGCACTTGATCACCTCCGCCTCCAGCGGCACGTTCGTgtgcagcggcggcagcggggcgatGGAAACCAAGCGGGTGACACCGGTCTGGGTGTCCCCCCTGCCAAAAGCCAGCCCATCGAGGGGGGACCCTCCACTCCCAGCACCAGGGGCCACCCACCATGCGCGGGCGCCAGACGCGCACCCACTCCGGGGGTGGCAGCAGCACCCGGTGGGCCGTGCGGGTGCTCATCTTGGCGACggagatgaggaagaagaggagccAGGCGACGAAGCAGACGAGCCCGTGGGCCAGTGCCAGCGCCGGGTAGCCCAGGCAGAGCcacacggcggcggcggcggcagcgcgtTGCTGCAAGGACGGCCCGGTGGCGGCAGTTTTTTAGGGTGGAAAAACCCGAACGGGAGCAGCCGGGCTCCCAAAGAGCCGCCCCTCGGGCCCCGTCCAGCACCTCCCGCGCCGGGCGCTCACCCGGTAGCCGGGGTCCGCGGGGCACCAGCGGCCGGGCGCTGGGCCGCCGAGCAGGGCCGAGGTCTCCCGGGTGCCGTCGGCCTCCGCGGCGGGACCCTGGCGGAGAGTGAGGAGGGGCTGGCGGGGACGGACGTACGGATGGCACCCGGCCGTTACCTCCACCCGCTGGATCACTTTGCTGAAGGGCCAGAGGAAGTAGCCGCCCAGGTCCCTGCAGAGCCGCCCTGCGGGGACAGCGGCATCGAGACGCGGGGCAGGACCCCGACGCGCACGTCCCGTCTCCCACCACGACAGCCCGGCCCGGTCGCACCGGGGACGGGCACCTGGGGAAGACTCACCGTAAGGAGCCCCCACGACGGTGAGGAACATCTCGGCGGCCACCAGGACGTAGAGGAGCGCCAGCCACCAGCCGAAGAGCAGCGCGTAGAGGACGCTGTCCAACGTCACCGTGGAGCCTGCAGACAGCGACCGGCCCCTCCGCTGCTCCGCCAGCCGCTTCGCCACGTGCACAGCGGAGGAGGGGGGGTGTTAACcgggctccctcctcccaacAGGGTTTTGCCGCGAACCCTAGAGCCTCAGCGGCCGCCCACCTCCAAAGCCACGGATGACGCTCAGGTTGGAGTAGAGCTCCTTCCTGATCTCCGAGCGGTCCTCCCAGGGCCGGGCAGTCGCGTGGCTCTTCCACTTCTTGAAGCCgaactgcagagaggagaaggtcGCGGCCAAAGAAAAgaccccctcccctcccgcacaGCAGGATGGGCATGGGCCGCGGGGGGACGGACCCACCTTGACGTCGTTGGAGAGCTTGTTGGCCTCCACTGCGCTCTCGGCCGTCAGCGTGGTCTTTGCCCCGCAGCTCTCGCACGCTGGCACCTCGTTCAAGTGCTGCTGGTGGGTGACGACTGCGGGCGAGAGGCGAGCGGGTGCGGACGCTGGCACAGGGACCCCCTGCACGGACCCCcctcgccgctgccgccgccgggctccctaCCAGGCAGGATGCGGAGGGCGAGGATGCGGGGGGCAAGGATGCCGTGGGGGTGGGAGGCCAAGGGCAGGTCGCCATGCGGGTCGTTAATGGCGGCGCAGCGGCGGTCGCAGGGCGAGCCCCACCGCGGGCCCTCGCCCCGCACCTCCGGCTCCCCGGCAGCGGCTGCAAGAGAGGCAGCGGCCAGGACGGGCCGGGCCAGGCTGAGCCGCGCCAAGCCGAGCCTGGGAGGCGCCGCGCGTTCGTCCTCTTGCGGCCCTGGCGCCGCACCGGAgcccctgcttcccccccccccgaaaaaaaaccccacccccTTCCCAGGCTCATGCACTCCAGCACCCGCTGCAGCCCAACCCAGGAGGGACCCCCGCACACTGTGCAAATCGTCCCCCAGGTGCAACACCCCCGCCATGGAAAGCCACCCCCCCCCAGTGCAATGTCCAGGATCCCTCCCCGTGGGTGCAACACCCAGAAGGgaccttcctcccctccccccccatgcAATGCCCCCCCGTGGAAAGCCCCCCAGTGCAAGGCTCAGGACCCCTCCCATTGGGTGCAGCACCCTGAAGGGACCCagaggcagcggcagtggaagccccactgcaaaagagaacggcagccccagtgtcagtagCAGGCAGCGTAGCAGTGGCAGCGGGAGCCCCGGTggcagacagagcggcagccccagtgtcaatggcagtggcactggaagccccagtggcagagacagcggcagccccagtggcagcggcagtggcactggaagccccactgtaagacacagtggcagccccagtgtcaatggcagtggcactggaagccccactgtaagacactgcagcagccccagtgtcaatggcagtggcactggaagccccactgtaagacacagtggcagccccagtgtcaatggCAGGGGCACTGGAAACCCCACTGTCAAACACAGTGgcagccccagtggcactggaagccccagtgtCAGACCAagtggcagcggcagtggcagtGCCGGACACAGCGGCAGCGGaactggaagccccagtggcagacgcagcagcagatccactggcggtggcagcgtcactggaagccccagtggcggGTACAGCGGCAGCCCAAGTGCCAGCGGCAAACACAGCGGCAGTGACAGTGGGAGCTGCAATGTTGGACACAGCGGGAAACCCGCTcgtagcagcagtggcagcggAAGATCCAATGCTGGACTCaacagcagccccactggcagtggcagcggcacACGAAGACCCAGTGTCAGAAAGACCAACAGcagcagtgggagccccaggggcagcggcagtggccacagcagcagccacaacggcagcagcagcagcagcagcactgcttgtgagccacgcgagcacccaggaagttctctgcagctgaattaaaccaactgccccaagtcgggtggctcttggctgggtgtgtggTGAGCTCGTCCGTTTGCAGCGTGGGCGCTTTGGAGAGGATATAAAGTTAGGGGAGTGGAGTTTACAAGGTAATTTTTATTGGTAATTAATGAAGGAATTAAATAGGACACTTCACAccccaaactgagagaagaaataaaaacttccatgccaagtcccacatcattacattggtctgaaaagaggaagttgcaaaaactacctctgctacttgaaaagcagctcttctccctgctgtgactgTAGTTCAAACCTCTTAATTGACGGGGTATCTGACACCGCCGACGCTTGACCCAGCTAACGGAAacgttttaaagtcagtatggtTGACCACATACCTTTGACCCTTTCAACCAAATACTCTTGGTTCGCTGcaatatccaaatactgcattatagcgtacagagttggcatgactggagctttaacaagcgctgcttgtttcagattgctgaCGCTGGCTTCTGCATGCGACAAGAGCCAGCACGACATCTGCATCCACGACAGAAATTTGAACATTCTCCCTTACAAGACGttaacaaatgcaatgttacaaggaggaactggcttttttgtctcactatttactaaggtaacttactaagataatttactaagatttatacaaagttaacagcttatccaatactccaaatgtttgtttccaatccCAGTGAAGTACTAGCTGTCTCCCTTAAACCACAGAACGTAAACGCTATGCAGCACTGTGCGGTCGCAAAAGACGACAGTTCCTTATCTGAAGGGCTTGCAttccataagaaaacagaaacatatggtgtgaaaaaggaaagaagtaacatccattttaaagagcagcagcagagcagcaaggtggagatgaggtcagtaagtgatcagtttttcacaggcaccacaacagatgcagatcttgaggacagactacaaacaggccaaaaaaaaaaaaaaaaaaaaaaaaaaaaaaaaagtaggctttgtttaaatgaagcctATCAAATCCTGCTCTTGATTGAGGGGGATATGCATGTGATAAGGCAATGGAAGGAGTTCCTTCAGAGTTGCACTATGAAATTttagctagaattctagctcatcaaaatgcttaaaaaggagggggggaaccccaaaacagcaaaaatcaacTGCCCCaaccaaaagatcttttcttctaatgcccatagctctccaaaatacacctgagattatcctccccagccccacttAGTGCTACACCTagtacttaaataatctttaatgcatcttaatcttaaaatgatcttagctcttaaatgcaaatgattaaTAACCTATCTGTGATAATAGAAttattctaagttaaaataaataaataaataaaatttaatgtatcttaaccttaaaatgatcttagatcttaaatgcaaacgattaatcgcctgtgataacagaattaatttaagttaaaataaataaataaatacttcctaggtctatagatttattattatcacagtcataagatgacttctcagttcttaaacaatatttggatacaatgtatcacatctaagtcttcataaaactttttgtggcctgtttgctttcagacaagatagcaggtaacaatttaaggaagtaacagcaataggtttttcaggaagtagctgattttaaggaagtttggaaagacaCTTACTAACGTAGACAGAGAGGGCTGACAGGCAACCATCCTTGCAACGTGTgatagttttctgacagtttaagatacaaggatgttaatctgagcctttaactctccaggaatgaattcagaggaaacaagaggcttaagaattttatgctattgcagcatcagcatgcctttatcagtatttccagaaatcctatgaagaatccttccagtttagtaaaatgcattacatgaagcaaagatcacaccaatacaaacaggaaatggaactgtaattcttagcagacttgttttctatacTACCTATGCAGTGCCCTGCTATGGGGTGGCCTGCTACCAACCACCACAGCGAACCCCCCAGTTACTCTATCATCATACctccaacctgcatttctgggtaccccattcttctcagctgactgctcacaGACTCAGTCTCTTGTACAAGTGGCACTAAAATAGTCCCATTAatccactaggaaagagaaatgcaaaaattaaaaagcttagaagcaacaagaatgtgacaaaaatgttagtttactctctagtcagcatcactgttacaatcacaaaggagtttaacaacaggaactttgaagtcaaccaaggaggaaaagtaattaagagcTCCAATTTAGATAGGGGTGATTGGCTCTAGAAAGAccctctaaaatgccaaaaattcactatagaggacttgggaaaacaaatctccagaaagcagtgatactgataaagctttcctgaacaatgagaaaaggggtATTCTGAGGCACTGCACGTCACTCATAgtggtaatttaaactttcatgggtccactccctctcaaaaccctttcaggaaatgaagggcCTGATAAACACAATATGTGACACTTGTATGTGACACAGTTTGGGAACTGAAGCCAAGCTGCCTGTAGGTTTAtgaacagatgcttaggaatctggtacagaacagtcataatcccacatctcatagaaatcttttacttttcactcgTCCCACTACTTAGAAAcatttgaacagattctttggggatttgttctctgcccctaaagcctgtgggacagcaaaacagaaaagaaatgagaggggaagcaatgggagggagctccaatcttgcatGGTCAatggggcgctgcagaagggaaggacagagcagacacctttccaaaggaggctccttcccttaggggactaggactcccaggccacctcccagccttgctggtgaccctCTCTCACGgctgctcccatctccactgagccagtgccatcaagtgacagcacagctaattacagccctatcagagaccaccacagctgcgcagtgtgaactggccatgggaaatgctggagctatggATGATGTAcgatgagcacctctgacagggaggagacatcccatcacctggttcaacctgtatgtcttgctgggaactcactgcattggagttttaagctaatttcagacagtgtcatggcaaatACGTTCAATtgagctcatcacccttggtttgttctgcagcaacaaTGCACACgtcaacatggctgccccacaaACACGCCGACACGCACATGCCAACGACACAGCTGggcctttcacaggcaaagacacacacacggcagccccacgcacacacatatgcagTGCAATGGGGACCACTGGGgcaacatcccccctgctcccccccaccccaggggtccaggcacccctctgcccccctgcaccccaggggcccaggcatctgggcactCTCCTGCCCGCCTCTacccgaggggcccaggtgtccgggcacctctcttctgcccactACGCGAGCGGCCCAGGCGTACGGGCATCCCTCTGCCCCGCCCTGActccagggcccaggcatccggacaccccattgcctccccctaccccaggggcccaggcgtctgggcccctccttccacgtgcACAGGAAATCCCCATTCCTTCCCACGCCAGGGTCCCAGGTATCCGAgcaccccccctccccaccaccccCGTTACctgagcgccggctcggacgcctgggcccctcgccgcgcccccttccctcccccaggcccagcgatgccgctgccgccccgcgccgggaactgcaatcccagcaggcagcgcggccgccgagccccgccccctccctggcgcctcgcgggagcagccgctgtgaggaggagccttcctggccccgagccccggctgctccgctccgctcctcaggcctccccagagctgccgcgctgcaggcgggcgagcgCGCCGCACACCCCGCCAAGAGCCAcccggcctggggcagctggtttaattcagcacacaagaacttcctgggtgctcgcgcggctcacaagcagagctgctgctgctgctgccgccgctgccgccgttgtggct comes from Rhea pennata isolate bPtePen1 unplaced genomic scaffold, bPtePen1.pri scaffold_33, whole genome shotgun sequence and encodes:
- the LOC134154675 gene encoding uncharacterized protein LOC134154675, with translation MQYLDIAANQEYLVERVKAAAGEPEVRGEGPRWGSPCDRRCAAINDPHGDLPLASHPHGILAPRILALLVTHQQHLNEVPACESCGAKTTLTAESAVEANKLSNDVKFGFKKWKSHATARPWEDRSEIRKELYSNLSVIRGFGGSTVTLDSVLYALLFGWWLALLYVLVAAEMFLTVVGAPYGRLCRDLGGYFLWPFSKVIQRVEGPAAEADGTRETSALLGGPAPGRWCPADPGYRQRAAAAAAVWLCLGYPALALAHGLVCFVAWLLFFLISVAKMSTRTAHRVLLPPPEWVRVWRPRMTNVPLEAEVIKCCYRAVNAYYYKYAVDGINVFAVNLLLLVVVTLVLGYVDGRNRLTSSPVKFALALLSIMPLSYYIGMAIASISAQSNVAVGAVVNATFGSITELTFYITALIKGAHKGSKCYEEIVKAELTGTLVGCVLLVPGLCTVIGGIRHQEQRFNSRSAGVSSALLFLSVGGVFAPMLFSKVYGRLVCGECHNVTQNALGHYLCKSCHFDLVQNNGMLYYSHVQPLVYTVSLLLPAAYLIGLFFTLKTHLHIYDIHISDCHRPGHHHSTVVHWSRWRALVILLLTSPVRGSRQPHKCRATQREQRVPVIPLRGFSLLLCLQDVRIIPLGNFSVATKQVIAGKKSPLTVQRPAFRLSSNLVDLHGLSHEEASVAEHVSGQRLLQRERQPESKVVATNVEEGMVEEEPRGR